From Selenihalanaerobacter shriftii, a single genomic window includes:
- a CDS encoding DUF1232 domain-containing protein, whose product MAKFTEAQIFKFLGKLTNKWGTGHDSITKILNKVENFLQKQSEKIEFLDQVRILVSMLKDHSNRDYYIADEHLGLIIACLAYLVLPTDIIPDFIPIIGFTDDAAAFTLVLNQLSSEVSKYKTWKKEETNDEELDDDIIDI is encoded by the coding sequence ATGGCTAAATTCACAGAAGCTCAAATATTTAAATTTCTAGGAAAGTTAACAAATAAATGGGGAACCGGACATGATAGTATTACTAAAATTCTAAATAAGGTAGAGAATTTTTTACAAAAACAGAGTGAAAAAATTGAATTTTTAGATCAAGTACGAATTTTAGTTTCTATGTTAAAAGATCATTCAAATCGTGATTACTATATTGCAGATGAACATTTAGGATTAATTATTGCCTGTTTAGCTTACCTAGTCTTACCAACCGATATAATCCCAGACTTTATTCCTATAATTGGCTTTACTGATGATGCTGCTGCTTTTACTTTAGTCTTAAATCAACTTAGCAGTGAAGTTTCTAAATATAAAACTTGGAAGAAAGAAGAGACGAATGATGAAGAATTAGATGATGATATAATTGACATTTAA
- a CDS encoding sensor domain-containing diguanylate cyclase/phosphohydrolase, producing the protein MKIKSEVKFFIIYILVGFSWILFSDKLINRLLVNQIFIGQLQTIKGMIYVLINGVIGYLFIRRILEKVKRNKEKIKEKNKALEDNYLKIQSLNRKLIRSKEKYQKIYNNAPLAFIIWDNNFEITDWNKYAEKIFGWSKEEMVGKNILKHLVLNPNIEDMDKITDDTLKYINIANINKNFTKKRGIITCEWYNQPLYDTNGDIFKVISLAKDITNEKRLEQRLKEQEQMYRTLFENTSTSTMILNRSGTIELVNNKLVEMSGYSKEELVGKGYEDFLASEDGLESVKECRLQSKSATKKVPNKYEIKILDNWEQIRSILVQVNIIPDTGKIIVSFIDITKRKKKEEKIKNMSYRDPLTGLYNRKYYDEKLERLDTQRELPLSIIIGDANRLKLTNDILGHKTGDNLLKKIAKILKESTRKCDIIARWGGDEFGIILPQTSKVEAQEVIKRIKEKVKNENLSFVPLQIGLGCATKVDIDQYIEEVFEEAEEEMYQDKQVQKNNSDSQLLKMLINKLESTDYKAVGHTPQIVSLAQIMGERLDLENHKLKQLSLLAKFHDIGKLINSDGISDDNVEIAYDFKEHTETSYDILTSFQELRPIASYIFYNYEHWDGSGFPKGLKHKEIPLISRIIHIIDAFDTMTHEVEYPIDIERYSQEAISEEEAIVKIENLSGSIFDPNLVDVFVEIVK; encoded by the coding sequence TTGAAGATAAAGAGTGAAGTGAAATTTTTCATTATATATATATTGGTTGGTTTTAGTTGGATTCTATTTTCTGATAAATTAATAAATCGTTTGCTAGTAAATCAAATATTTATTGGTCAATTACAAACGATTAAAGGTATGATTTATGTTTTAATTAATGGTGTAATAGGGTATTTATTTATTCGTAGAATTTTAGAAAAAGTTAAAAGAAATAAAGAAAAGATTAAAGAGAAAAATAAAGCACTTGAAGACAATTATTTAAAAATTCAATCATTAAATAGAAAGTTAATTAGAAGTAAAGAAAAATATCAAAAAATCTATAATAATGCCCCCTTAGCATTTATTATTTGGGATAATAATTTTGAAATTACTGATTGGAATAAGTATGCAGAGAAGATTTTTGGTTGGAGTAAAGAAGAGATGGTTGGAAAGAATATATTAAAACATTTAGTTTTAAATCCTAATATTGAAGATATGGATAAAATTACAGATGACACATTAAAGTATATTAATATAGCAAATATAAATAAGAATTTCACAAAAAAGCGTGGTATAATTACTTGTGAATGGTATAATCAACCTTTATATGATACGAATGGTGATATTTTTAAAGTCATTTCTTTGGCTAAAGATATTACTAATGAAAAGAGATTAGAGCAAAGATTGAAAGAGCAAGAACAGATGTATCGAACTTTATTTGAAAATACAAGTACATCTACTATGATTCTTAATAGGTCAGGTACAATTGAACTTGTTAATAACAAGCTAGTTGAAATGTCTGGCTATTCTAAAGAAGAGTTAGTCGGTAAAGGTTATGAAGACTTTCTAGCAAGTGAAGATGGTTTAGAATCAGTAAAAGAATGTCGTCTCCAAAGCAAGAGCGCAACTAAAAAAGTCCCCAATAAATATGAAATTAAAATTCTTGATAACTGGGAACAGATAAGAAGCATATTAGTTCAAGTAAACATTATACCTGACACAGGAAAGATAATTGTATCTTTTATTGATATTACTAAACGTAAGAAGAAAGAAGAAAAAATTAAGAATATGAGTTATCGTGATCCTTTAACAGGTTTATATAATAGAAAATATTATGATGAGAAATTAGAAAGATTAGATACTCAACGGGAACTTCCTTTAAGTATAATTATAGGTGATGCTAACAGATTAAAGCTTACTAATGATATTCTTGGTCATAAAACAGGAGATAATTTATTAAAAAAAATAGCAAAAATACTTAAAGAATCTACTAGAAAATGTGATATAATAGCCCGATGGGGCGGTGATGAATTTGGCATTATATTACCGCAAACTAGTAAAGTAGAAGCTCAGGAAGTTATTAAAAGAATTAAAGAAAAGGTTAAGAATGAAAACCTTAGTTTTGTTCCGTTACAAATTGGGTTAGGTTGTGCTACTAAAGTAGATATTGATCAATATATTGAAGAAGTATTTGAAGAAGCCGAAGAAGAGATGTATCAAGATAAGCAGGTTCAAAAGAATAATTCAGATAGTCAATTATTAAAGATGTTAATTAATAAATTGGAAAGTACAGATTATAAAGCAGTAGGTCATACTCCACAAATAGTAAGTTTAGCTCAAATAATGGGAGAGAGATTAGATCTAGAAAATCATAAATTAAAACAATTATCATTATTAGCTAAATTTCATGACATAGGTAAATTAATTAATTCTGATGGAATATCAGATGATAATGTAGAAATTGCCTATGATTTTAAAGAACATACTGAGACAAGTTATGATATACTTACTAGCTTTCAAGAATTAAGGCCGATTGCTAGTTATATTTTTTATAATTATGAACACTGGGATGGAAGTGGATTTCCTAAAGGGTTAAAACATAAGGAGATTCCTTTAATATCTAGAATTATACATATTATAGATGCGTTTGACACAATGACTCATGAGGTAGAGTATCCAATAGATATAGAAAGATATTCTCAAGAAGCTATTTCTGAAGAAGAAG